The Selenihalanaerobacter shriftii genome has a segment encoding these proteins:
- a CDS encoding LptF/LptG family permease, producing the protein MKIIDKYIIKELMAPLFFGVFAFTSLFVGTDILFELADLMIEWGVSIGTAGKLFFLSLPEVIVLTFPMAMLLATLLSFGRLSGDSEVVALRAGGVSFIRLIIPVLIIAFLISGLTIVLNETVVPNSQDMYRKITWDVKHREKMPTTQKHLRITPIDPKTGKIDYIFYAYTFDGSTMTMQDVTFQDYSNGKVVQVIEANKAKWTDKQWQFIDGIIYNTSSKERVPTMEFNKYFVKKLNREPKQMTRAQKEPDEMSLNELDKYIKLREEEGRDTASLRVLYHQRYAIPFSCFIFALVGAPLGLQPNRSGASIGLGLSIVIIFIYYTFMTIGSTLGQAGTLAPAIGAWLQNIIFTIVGIGLVIKTTR; encoded by the coding sequence ATGAAGATAATAGATAAATATATAATTAAAGAATTAATGGCACCATTATTTTTTGGAGTTTTTGCTTTTACCAGTCTCTTCGTTGGAACTGATATCTTATTTGAGTTAGCAGATTTAATGATAGAGTGGGGAGTTTCTATAGGTACTGCTGGTAAATTATTCTTTTTAAGTCTACCAGAGGTAATAGTGTTAACTTTTCCTATGGCTATGTTATTGGCTACTCTTTTATCTTTTGGTCGACTTTCTGGAGATAGTGAAGTAGTTGCCCTAAGGGCTGGTGGTGTTAGTTTTATTAGGTTAATAATTCCCGTCTTAATTATTGCTTTTTTAATTAGTGGTTTAACTATTGTATTAAATGAAACAGTAGTTCCTAATAGTCAAGATATGTATCGAAAAATAACTTGGGATGTAAAACATCGAGAGAAGATGCCGACTACTCAAAAACATCTACGGATTACTCCAATTGATCCTAAGACTGGGAAAATAGATTATATTTTTTATGCTTACACTTTTGATGGGTCAACTATGACTATGCAAGATGTAACATTTCAAGATTATAGTAATGGTAAAGTAGTGCAGGTAATTGAGGCTAATAAGGCTAAATGGACTGATAAACAATGGCAATTTATTGATGGAATCATTTATAATACCAGTTCTAAAGAGCGAGTACCTACTATGGAATTTAATAAATATTTTGTAAAGAAATTAAATAGAGAACCTAAGCAGATGACTAGAGCCCAAAAGGAACCTGATGAAATGAGTTTAAATGAATTAGATAAGTATATAAAACTGCGAGAAGAAGAGGGGAGAGATACAGCTTCTTTAAGAGTCTTATACCATCAGCGATATGCAATTCCTTTTTCATGTTTTATCTTTGCTTTAGTAGGTGCCCCTTTAGGGTTGCAACCTAATCGTTCTGGAGCATCTATTGGATTAGGATTAAGTATAGTTATTATCTTTATTTATTACACTTTCATGACTATTGGGTCTACATTAGGTCAAGCAGGCACTCTAGCACCAGCTATAGGAGCATGGTTGCAGAATATAATCTTTACTATAGTAGGAATAGGGCTAGTTATTAAGACTACACGATAA
- the lptB gene encoding LPS export ABC transporter ATP-binding protein, giving the protein MTIRAENLVKTYNKVNVVEDVSFTVNPGEIVGILGPNGAGKTTTFYMVVGLVRPNQGEVYLKDENITKLSMHKRARAGIGYLAQEASVFRKLTVEENILAILEMIDREEDNMEIVESLLNEFDIQNIRDQKGYTLSGGERRRVEIARALATKPEYILLDEPFAGVDPIAVSDIQEIVSYLKEKGLGVLITDHSVRETLEITDRAYIMHEGEILLSGTSEEIASSELAKKFYLGDKFQM; this is encoded by the coding sequence ATGACAATTAGAGCTGAAAATTTAGTCAAAACATATAATAAGGTAAATGTAGTAGAGGATGTTAGTTTTACTGTTAATCCTGGAGAGATAGTTGGGATTTTAGGGCCTAATGGTGCGGGAAAGACTACTACCTTTTATATGGTAGTAGGTTTAGTTAGACCTAATCAAGGAGAAGTTTATCTTAAAGATGAAAATATTACTAAACTATCTATGCATAAAAGGGCTAGGGCAGGGATTGGATATTTAGCACAGGAAGCATCAGTCTTTAGAAAACTGACGGTAGAAGAAAATATATTAGCTATTTTAGAAATGATAGACCGCGAAGAGGATAATATGGAAATAGTAGAATCTTTATTAAATGAATTTGATATTCAAAATATTCGAGATCAAAAAGGTTATACACTTTCTGGTGGAGAACGTAGGAGGGTTGAAATAGCTAGAGCTTTAGCTACTAAGCCTGAATATATTCTTTTGGATGAGCCGTTCGCTGGGGTGGACCCGATTGCGGTAAGTGATATTCAAGAAATTGTTTCTTATTTAAAAGAAAAAGGGTTAGGCGTTTTAATTACAGATCATAGTGTTCGAGAGACTCTAGAAATTACAGATCGAGCTTATATTATGCATGAGGGTGAAATACTTTTATCTGGTACATCAGAGGAGATAGCCAGTAGTGAGTTAGCTAAAAAGTTTTATTTAGGAGATAAGTTTCAAATGTGA
- a CDS encoding LptA/OstA family protein, producing MTFNKKSIGLVIVLISLLIVNMGWTPSITAKEATKDEFEILANQMTLENDKLVAKGDVKVNSNQGRMTGDKFWLNNSTETGELIGNPILNSQGWRVTGSKFEIDFAKEELFIPSNAHMESKKLVADANQLRFLNQKDQAVLTGQVVVIDQDRRLTGDKVIINLKTEKINSIGRTKLTLPSKNQNSGEKK from the coding sequence TTGACTTTTAATAAAAAAAGTATAGGTTTAGTTATAGTCTTAATTAGTTTATTAATTGTTAATATGGGATGGACACCGTCAATTACAGCTAAGGAAGCGACAAAAGATGAATTTGAAATTTTAGCTAATCAGATGACTTTAGAGAATGATAAGTTAGTAGCTAAAGGTGATGTTAAAGTTAATAGTAATCAAGGTAGAATGACAGGTGATAAATTCTGGTTAAATAATTCTACTGAAACTGGAGAATTAATAGGAAACCCTATTTTAAATAGTCAAGGTTGGAGAGTAACAGGTAGTAAATTTGAAATTGATTTTGCTAAGGAAGAGCTTTTTATTCCAAGTAATGCTCACATGGAATCTAAGAAGTTAGTAGCAGATGCTAACCAATTGCGATTTTTAAATCAGAAGGATCAAGCTGTATTAACTGGTCAAGTAGTAGTTATTGATCAAGATAGAAGGTTAACTGGTGATAAAGTTATCATTAATCTTAAAACAGAGAAGATAAATTCAATAGGAAGAACTAAACTTACTTTACCTTCTAAAAATCAAAATTCAGGAGAGAAAAAGTAA
- the lptC gene encoding LPS export ABC transporter periplasmic protein LptC, whose translation MWRRLIGVLIILLIAGGLFFSMNNDNMADNSNTKSSQPKKEEIKKEEKKEVPQKEISDALLKVYNVDKTTKLKLEAEKMIQLNNQSHLQLRKIKAKVFDEQKDQDKPNVTLVAAKGIYYPKEGRLEFFPPLSVMKEGLKVKADLLNWNQSKNHWQGKGNVVIIQKKKNIKLTGDSFTAYIDLDRLQVNGDTKLERLKVGDEVDF comes from the coding sequence GTGTGGCGTAGGTTAATAGGAGTACTTATTATATTACTAATAGCTGGTGGACTTTTTTTTAGTATGAATAATGATAATATGGCAGATAATTCTAATACTAAATCTTCTCAGCCAAAGAAAGAAGAAATTAAAAAAGAGGAAAAGAAGGAAGTTCCCCAGAAGGAAATTAGTGATGCTTTATTAAAAGTTTATAATGTAGATAAGACTACTAAGTTAAAGTTAGAGGCTGAAAAGATGATTCAACTAAATAATCAGAGTCATCTTCAACTTAGAAAGATAAAAGCCAAAGTATTTGATGAGCAAAAAGATCAAGATAAACCAAATGTTACATTAGTGGCAGCTAAGGGGATTTATTATCCTAAAGAAGGCAGATTAGAATTCTTTCCTCCTCTAAGTGTAATGAAAGAAGGACTTAAAGTAAAGGCTGATCTTTTAAATTGGAATCAAAGTAAGAATCATTGGCAAGGTAAGGGCAATGTAGTAATTATTCAAAAAAAGAAGAATATAAAGTTAACCGGTGATAGTTTTACTGCTTATATTGATTTAGATAGGCTACAGGTTAATGGAGATACCAAGTTAGAAAGACTAAAGGTAGGTGATGAGGTTGACTTTTAA
- a CDS encoding lysophospholipid acyltransferase family protein yields MKDIIIYMLYRLLEIVVNLVPEPLAYFIGKRFGDLVYILLKTRRQIAIKNLKLALEVDDVEADQLTKANFRHLGMVLIEFLRLSQLTEENVDEVIEIEGIEHLKEAQQQKEGFVLFTGHFGNWELLGAALALKGFSINALARDQGIELINDHILRTREEKGIDIFSNKGMVVKKAYRVLQQGEGLFMLGDQKSRHSDHYTEFFGLKARVELGPVALAARTNSTIIPVYIARQEIGKHKIFIREPVKVKRNITEEETNKKIRELTATLEDIIREYPTQWLWAHNRWKYSPDLRNN; encoded by the coding sequence GTGAAGGATATAATAATCTATATGCTATATCGATTACTAGAGATAGTAGTTAATCTAGTACCAGAGCCTCTTGCATATTTTATAGGAAAGAGGTTTGGCGATTTAGTCTATATTCTACTTAAAACCAGACGGCAAATTGCTATTAAGAATTTAAAATTGGCCTTAGAGGTAGATGATGTAGAAGCAGATCAATTAACTAAAGCTAATTTTCGTCACCTAGGAATGGTTTTAATTGAGTTTCTACGCCTTTCACAACTTACAGAGGAAAATGTAGATGAAGTTATAGAAATAGAAGGAATAGAACATTTAAAAGAAGCTCAACAGCAAAAAGAGGGATTTGTTCTCTTTACAGGTCACTTTGGTAATTGGGAGCTTTTAGGAGCTGCTTTAGCTTTGAAAGGTTTTTCTATTAATGCTTTAGCTAGAGACCAAGGTATTGAATTAATTAATGATCATATTCTACGGACTAGAGAAGAGAAAGGGATAGATATCTTTTCTAATAAAGGTATGGTTGTTAAAAAGGCTTATAGGGTTTTACAGCAGGGTGAAGGACTTTTTATGTTAGGAGACCAAAAATCTAGACATTCTGATCATTATACAGAATTTTTTGGGTTAAAGGCTAGAGTTGAGTTAGGACCAGTGGCATTAGCGGCTCGAACTAATTCTACAATTATTCCGGTATATATTGCTAGACAAGAAATTGGAAAACATAAGATATTTATTAGGGAGCCGGTGAAAGTAAAAAGGAATATTACCGAAGAAGAGACTAATAAAAAAATTAGAGAGTTAACGGCTACTTTAGAGGATATAATTAGAGAATATCCGACACAGTGGTTATGGGCACATAACCGTTGGAAGTATTCGCCTGATCTTAGAAATAATTGA
- a CDS encoding KdsC family phosphatase → MQDEVTNRQQLTSKATNIKLFITDVDGVLTDGRIILGNDGQEMKFFHVQDGKGIKLAQEAGIEVAIITGRESEAVTRRAKELAITEVHQGIKDKVATFNQLLSKYDLDSEEVAYIGDDLNDLLLLRRVGLALTVANGVNEVKEEADYITKKDGGRGAIREVIELILKMQGKWEKLL, encoded by the coding sequence ATGCAAGATGAAGTAACAAATCGGCAGCAACTAACGAGTAAGGCAACAAATATCAAACTATTCATAACCGACGTAGATGGTGTATTGACTGATGGGAGAATTATATTAGGTAATGATGGTCAGGAGATGAAGTTTTTTCATGTGCAAGATGGGAAAGGGATTAAGTTAGCTCAAGAGGCTGGAATTGAAGTAGCTATCATTACGGGGCGTGAGTCTGAAGCAGTGACTCGTAGAGCTAAAGAGTTAGCTATTACTGAAGTCCATCAAGGGATTAAGGATAAAGTAGCTACCTTTAACCAATTATTAAGTAAATATGATCTAGATTCAGAAGAGGTAGCTTATATTGGTGATGATTTAAATGATCTATTACTCTTAAGAAGAGTGGGGTTAGCCTTAACTGTAGCTAATGGAGTTAATGAAGTGAAAGAAGAGGCTGACTATATAACTAAGAAAGATGGTGGCCGTGGAGCCATAAGAGAGGTTATTGAATTAATATTAAAGATGCAAGGAAAATGGGAGAAGCTACTTTAA
- a CDS encoding KpsF/GutQ family sugar-phosphate isomerase, producing the protein MNSKKIKRQARRVLDIEAEAIRNLSDSINGTFVELVEVILECPGRVIMTGMGKSGLIAQKLSATFSSTGTPSFFLHPGEAIHGDLGMVTAKDIVFALSNSGETKEIIEILPVIKRIGAQIIALTGDVNSTLAENADYYLDTSVEEEACPLGLAPTASTTATLALGDALAVALLESKDFQPEDFALYHPGGSLGKKLLLKVDDVMHVRERNPVVNQKQPLKEVLFTMTSTQMGAANIIDKDEKLVGIITDGDVRRQLEESPDLLKLSAQKIMSANPTAITADKLAVEAVKIMQDKEINDLPVVDGDRKPIGMVNFQDLLKAGVF; encoded by the coding sequence GTGAATTCCAAAAAAATCAAGAGACAAGCACGTAGAGTCTTAGATATAGAAGCTGAAGCTATAAGAAATTTAAGTGATTCAATTAATGGGACCTTTGTTGAATTAGTAGAAGTAATCTTAGAATGTCCTGGGAGAGTAATCATGACTGGAATGGGTAAGTCCGGGTTGATAGCTCAGAAATTATCAGCTACTTTTTCTAGTACTGGGACCCCTTCATTCTTTTTGCATCCTGGTGAAGCTATTCATGGAGATTTAGGAATGGTAACAGCCAAAGACATCGTATTTGCTCTTTCTAATAGTGGAGAAACCAAAGAGATTATTGAAATTCTGCCGGTAATTAAGCGAATTGGAGCTCAGATTATAGCCTTAACCGGAGATGTTAATTCTACTTTAGCTGAAAATGCTGATTATTATTTAGATACTAGTGTAGAAGAGGAAGCATGTCCGTTAGGCTTGGCTCCAACGGCCAGTACTACAGCTACTTTAGCATTAGGTGATGCCTTAGCAGTAGCTCTTTTAGAATCTAAAGATTTTCAACCTGAAGATTTTGCACTTTATCATCCAGGAGGAAGTCTAGGTAAAAAATTATTACTAAAGGTTGACGATGTAATGCATGTTAGAGAGAGGAATCCAGTAGTAAATCAAAAGCAGCCATTAAAAGAAGTATTATTTACAATGACTTCTACTCAAATGGGAGCTGCTAATATTATAGATAAAGATGAAAAATTAGTAGGAATTATTACTGACGGTGATGTCAGACGTCAGCTAGAAGAGTCACCTGATTTATTGAAATTATCAGCACAAAAAATCATGTCTGCTAACCCTACGGCAATTACTGCTGATAAATTAGCAGTGGAAGCTGTTAAGATAATGCAGGATAAAGAGATTAATGACCTACCAGTTGTAGATGGAGATAGAAAACCAATTGGTATGGTTAATTTCCAAGATTTACTTAAAGCAGGAGTATTCTAA